Within the Agromyces ramosus genome, the region CCGCGGAGTCGGCCGATGTCTTCGACCTCGGCGAACTCCTGCATCTGTGCGACGATCTCGCGGAGTTCGGGCAACTGGCGTTCGGTGGGGCTGCTGTCGGCGATGAATTGGGCGGCCGCGCGCTCCACCGACGCCCGGATCTCCCGGGCGGTCGCCGCCTCGCCCTTCATGATCTCGGTCACGTAGCTGCCGCGCCGCGGGAACGACGTGACGAGGCCCTCGAGCGCGAGGCGCTTCACCGCCTCGCGGATGGGAGCCTGGCTCACGCCCATGCGCCGGGCGATGTCGGACTCGACGAGCCGCGAGCCCGGAGGCTGGCTTCCATCGACGATGGCGGCACGAATCAGCCGGTAGGCCTTGTCTGAGAGCAGTTCGCCCTCGCCGAGTCGAGCGTACGCGGGCGTGGGATCGGGGATTCTCACCGGGCTAACGATAGTCGATTGGAACGTTTCGGACGGGGCGGGCGCGCCATTCATGAGATACCTCCGGAGTGGACGGAACGGTTCGGTGAGGGGACGAGAGAGCGGCGATCGAGGTCGTCCCACAGGGCCGGCGGAACGTGCTCGTCGAGCAGCCGAACAGTCTCGACGATCTGCTCGGGGGTATCGGCGCCGACGATGACCGCGGCCACGGCCTCGGCGGCGAGGGAGTACCGCAGGGCCGCCGACGGCAGGCGCACTCCGTGGTCGGCGCACACGTCGCCGATGCGCCTGGCGCGCTCGAGCAGCTCGGCAGGGGCCGGCCGGTAGTCGTACTTCGCGTCGACGGGAACCGTGTCGGTGGCGAGGATGCCGCTGTTGAATACGGCGGCGTTCAGCACCCGGATGCCCCGCGCCGCGCACTCGGGGAGCAGCTCGGCCGCCGCCTCCTGGTTCAGGAGGGTCATCCGCCCGGAAAGGAGGACGGTGTCGATCTGCGTCTCCCGTACGAACCGCAGGAGCAGGTCGACGTGTGAAGTGCCCACGCCGATGCTGGTGATCGCGCCCTCATCCTTCATCGCCTGCAGGGCAGCGAAGCCCGTGGTCAGCGCGGCCTCGGGGTCGAGCTGCGGGTCGTGCACGAAGACGATGTCGATGCGGTCGGTGCCGAGGCGCGCCCGACTGTCGTCGAGCGTGCGCCGGATGCCGTCAGCCGTATAGTCGATGACGCGCTGCGTGTCGGGGTGGGGACGCTCAGCGGTGCTGCCGCCCGTCGGCGACTCGAGGCGTCGTCCGACCTTCGTGCTGATCGTGTAGTCGTCGCGGTCGCGACCGCGGAGGGCGCGTCCGACTCGCCACTCCGAGAGGCCTGCGCCGTAGTGCGGCGCGGTGTCGAAATGACGGATGCCGACATCCCAGGCGGCGTCCACGATGGCCGTCGCCTCGTCGTCGGCGAGGGCGCGGTACAGGTCACCCAGCTGGGCGCAGCCGAGCGCGATGTCGGGGCGTCCACCGCCGCCGGGGCGACCGATGCCCCGAGACGCGGCGATCATGCGGTGCTCCCGGCGGGCGCTGCGGCAACCGATGGGGCCCGGTATGCGCGCGCGGCCGTGCCGGCGAACACCGCATCGAGCTCGGCGTCGCTGAGCGGCCCCGCGAGTTCGATCGCGCGGCCGACGCGCGCGGCGTAGTCGTCGGTCG harbors:
- a CDS encoding aldo/keto reductase produces the protein MIAASRGIGRPGGGGRPDIALGCAQLGDLYRALADDEATAIVDAAWDVGIRHFDTAPHYGAGLSEWRVGRALRGRDRDDYTISTKVGRRLESPTGGSTAERPHPDTQRVIDYTADGIRRTLDDSRARLGTDRIDIVFVHDPQLDPEAALTTGFAALQAMKDEGAITSIGVGTSHVDLLLRFVRETQIDTVLLSGRMTLLNQEAAAELLPECAARGIRVLNAAVFNSGILATDTVPVDAKYDYRPAPAELLERARRIGDVCADHGVRLPSAALRYSLAAEAVAAVIVGADTPEQIVETVRLLDEHVPPALWDDLDRRSLVPSPNRSVHSGGIS
- a CDS encoding GntR family transcriptional regulator → MRIPDPTPAYARLGEGELLSDKAYRLIRAAIVDGSQPPGSRLVESDIARRMGVSQAPIREAVKRLALEGLVTSFPRRGSYVTEIMKGEAATAREIRASVERAAAQFIADSSPTERQLPELREIVAQMQEFAEVEDIGRLRGADLAFHRTLTERSGSAVLTRVWSVLEPIIVSQRVIGDPGFHGGWMAVVKDHGKLVELLEHGDPEEAVTAVYEHAMGRRDLAGPPTADESSKAGESSEAGE